Part of the Engraulis encrasicolus isolate BLACKSEA-1 chromosome 1, IST_EnEncr_1.0, whole genome shotgun sequence genome, GCTCACCGGGCAGAAGCAGACGCACTGCGGTCTGGATCTCCCGGGAGGAGATGGTGGATCTCTTGTTGTAATGGGCTAGGCGGGAAGCTTCTCCTCCGATACGCTCAAAGATGTCATTCACGAAGGAGTTCATAATGCTCATCGCTTTAGAGGAGATGCCGGTATCGGGGTGGACCTGCTTCAAGACCTTGTAGACATAAATGGCGTAACTCTCCCTCCTAGTCCTCTTGCGCTTCTTTCCACCTTTGCCTGCTGTCTTCGACACGGCTTTCTTAGACCCCTTTTTGGGTGCAGACTTAGCTGGCTCCGGCATAATTATCGTTTTAGTGGTGAGACGGAATGGTGTCACTAATGGAGGCAGGGTATTTATACGATTCCATATGCAAATGAGTAACTGTGATCTGACCTACTAGAACGCTACGACTAAAACGAATGCCGATTGGCTACTTCAGACCGCAAGGGGCGGTGCTCTGTAGCGTTGACATTCCGCTCACGTACACAGCCTTCCTTTGAACATAATATTCTTTCAGTAacagaaaaacacaaagaaataacGCGTCTCACGCAATAGAAAACACTGAAACAAGAACAACTGCGCTTTCAGGGTTATGTTTGGTGATTCAGCTATCGAATGAATACAAGTAAACACGGgtgtgtattttttgttgttgttgtggctggGTCCATATCACTTTTGAGAGACGAGGTCGTCTCTCAAAGGTGATATGGACccagccacaacaacaacaaaaaatacacacCTTATTGTCGCCACCACTCTTTCACAAAAACGCAAAAACAAATCCTGTCAATTTGCCAttataatgtccccaccactttccaatccaaacctacacctttgcaagTAAAATGGACCATGTTACATGTTGTGACGATGTGGCAATGGTTGTTTAAAGAGCAGAGCCATGGACTCATTTCCAACAATGAATTCCACCAATTCCACAAAGAAAGCAAAGACAACAAGACAAGGCAAATGCAATAAATCAATCCTTTATTTCTTCtaaaacaaagaaatacatcCAACATCTGCATTGCAGTGTAATTCATAAATAGCCCATAATGTGTTGGAAAATATGTTCACCATGCTGTACAATATTTACATGGAATTACAGTATCCCTTGCATTtggtgcttcacaaaaaaaatgtatgtctgtgcaagagattgtgtgtgtgtgtgtgtgtgtgtgtgcgcgcgcgtgtgtgtggtgtgtgtgacatttatgagagtatgtttctgtgtgtgtgtgtgtgtgtgtgtgtgtgtgtgtgtgtgtgtgtgtgtgtgtgtgtgtgtgtgtgttttcagacatCTCATCCATTCTCCATCcaccacgcctgtgtgtgtgtgtgtgtgcatgtgtgttcagacatctcctcctctctctgcgtaGCGCTGggcccatgtgagtgtgtgtgtgatgtccactccctcctcttctctgctactgctgctgttaccAACTCCCTTGGCCACGGTGGCCGACCCTCCTGCATTTCCCCCCAGTCGACCGCAGACCGCCACAGCCCACGCACTTGCActcacaccaccaccctcctgAGGAACAACAGAAGATCACATTATTGAATTTATATTACAGTTTTATCATctatgtgattgagtgtgtgtgtgtgtgtgtaactctctaACCCAGTGGTGGGGAGccaatgtctcgagggccgtttaaggggacggggacgggggcaTGACCCCTGTGTATGGCTCCAACCGTCAGCGAGGCTAGCATTAGTTtaaggcccttgaggccgttttatccggccccgatataatgttaatgttatgcaatttcacatgaaatatgccaAATTTTGTTAAGGACTCTTAGaaagtacatttgcaatacaattcaattaTATTCAGGGTATCTACAGAAGGTGGGGTCTAGAAATAGGGCTaaagtgcatggggaaatcctggtttgagttcacagtatggccctcggaggacttttacgggcccttggtggaatttgaagtggcccctcgaatgaaaaaggttccccaccccagctCTAACCTTGTACCAGGGGCACACGGCAGAGACAGAGCACCTTGTCAGAGGGTGCTCCTTATTCCTACGAAtggtatgggatttgaacctgcaaccttaggGAAAGAGAACTaggacatgtactgtatttgggACTTGAACTTggaaccatacctgtcaactttgagctcccaaaatttgggaaaattcccatattttaagccaaaattctggaatttttttaaaggccaaattctgacaatcaccgggatgacagagacggttctactctgcttttcacaacagcgcgcgtgcaaagacagtcctgtctaaaatcccacagcacacgttttacagcgtggaaaaacaatgaaatgaaaccaaaacaatgaaatgagcgcaatgagtttctacTTGTTGTtctgtcgcacaagttgtctgctcgtgcaaaactttgtgctggtgcaggttgtgattaggttaatcgcatgcttcgctgttccgaggccgttttatgcgttgcatgaactgacggtttctgaggaaaagagtggggtgCGGAGCTTGAGGGTGACGGcccgtattttcaaggaacttcaattcttggtggcatctggcatacaatcttctggcaggtagcttaataa contains:
- the LOC134454984 gene encoding histone H2B 1/2-like, with product MPEPAKSAPKKGSKKAVSKTAGKGGKKRKRTRRESYAIYVYKVLKQVHPDTGISSKAMSIMNSFVNDIFERIGGEASRLAHYNKRSTISSREIQTAVRLLLPGELAKHAVSEGTKAVTKYTSSK